TTTCGAGGTCGTATTGCTTACCGGAAGGAGAAACAAAATTGGTGTAGTGTGTTTCGGGCGAATGCTTTTTTTCTAAAGCTTCGCGAATCGAAAAGCCGAATAGACTGTCGTCAAAGTTTTTCCAAAATTGCTTAAATAGAACTAAATGAGGTTGGACTTCTAAAATTTGTTCAATGGCGGCATTATAAGTGGTGACATTTCCATTCAGATCAATAAAAAGAAGTCCTTGTGAAATGTTACAAAGAATGCTGATTAAGTAATGAGTCAAAGAGTCGAGTTCTCGAATTTTAGCAAGTAACTTTTGGTTGGTTCCGTGCAGTTCCTGCTGAAATGTTTGCATTTGTTCAAGCTGAACCTGGATTTTTTTTAAAAGAACGGTCTCGCTTGAATGGATTTCTTTGGAAGGCGGTGTCCCCGAAATCTTCTCTATTTCATGCAAAAGATTGGAAAGAACTGTCTGAGAATCATCCAGGATTTTTTTGCTTTTAGCTCGCATGCATATGCCCTAAATTTTAAGTCGAAATGGGGAAGGAATCGGTTGCTTTAGAAAATTTCAAGATATTATTTATATTTTTTTTGGGCAAGGTTTCCCAACCAAAATATGCAGAATCTCTAAACCAAAGGCTAGGTCGTTGATATTCCGTTGTTTTGAGTATGTAACTTTTTTGATTGCTGTTGCAAAAAAACGGGGTTGTGTGTGATAATGCAGCATCGCAATTAAATATTATTAAAGTCGCAGCTGGAAATCGTTTAGGAGAAAAAATGGCTCGTTATACAGGTAAAAAAAATCGGATCGCACGGCGATTTGGCGCCAATGTGTTTGGCCGCTTACGCAATCCGCTTCTACATAAACCCAACCCGCCCGGCATGCATGGCGCGCGACGTCGAAAAAAATCAGACTACGGGGTTCAGCTAGAAGAAAAGCAAAAGCTCAAAGCTATTTATGGCATGTTGAGTGAAGGCCAATTGATCAATTATTACAAAAAAGCAGCAAGATTAGAAGCAAATACAGCACAAGTTTTGGCTCAAATGCTTGAATGCCGACTTGACATTGTGGTTCACCGTTTAAAATTTGGAAGCACAATTTTTGCAGCGCAGCAGCTTGTTTCTCATGGTCACATTCTTGTTGATGGGAAAAAAGTAGACCGTCGTTCTTTCCAAGTTCGACCAGGTATGGTTATTTCTGTTAGAGAAAAATCTCGCGGAATTAAAGCAATTCAAGAAGCTCAAGATAGCAGTATGCGTTCAGTTCCAGAGTATCTTTCTATTGATAAAGAGAATTTTTCTGGACAATTGCTTGAATATCCTAGCTATGAATTAATGCCATGGCCAATCCCCATTAATCTTCCTGAAATTTGTGACTTCTTAGCGCACTCTACCTAATCGTTCGCAGTCGCTAAAGTTCGAAAGTTTTGAAGCCCAGCTCGTAAGAGTTGGGCTTTTTTCATTTTAAGATAATTTCAGAAAATCTGTTTAATTTATAAAGTTGTTTAAAATTGTTATTTTCGATAAAATTATTATGATTTAATTTTAAAGGTTTAAAAATGAAAGTGATAAATGAATTAGAAAATTCAATCAAAAATAATAAATCAACTGATTTTTTAAGCAATCTCTCTTGGGAAATAAGAACTTTTGGAGGAAGAAAGTTAGTGCATAAAGACACTGACTTTACAGGGACTCTTTGTCTTAATAAGATCATAAAAAAATTCAGTTTAGGATCTAGCCAGCTAAATTCAACCGAGTTATCAGCAATCGTTAAAAAGATTGAGGAGCTGGATAAAGAAGGGAATTCTTTATTAGCTAAAAGCTCTTTTTTTAAGCGTGCAACGACGACAGTTAGGCGATTTTTTGGCAATTTCAATTCTAATCGAAGCACTAAATTAAATGACCTGAGATCTTTTAAGAACACATATGAAAAGCTGGTCCAAGCTAAAAAAGCTCCCAACCTTATTAGTGAAGTCGAAAAAGTTGATCAAAAAACACTTAAAGACTTGCAAGCATATTGTAAATCAGATCCATTTATTCATGGAACTTCTTCCGTAATTTTTGCTCAGCTTCCTTACACGGATCAAAGATTAGTTTCTATTTGGGAGCTACTGCAAAAAAAGATGGCGCCCATAGGAGGTGAAATCATTTTAGGAGGATTAAATATTCCTATTGCTGATGGAGCAACGTGTTTTGGAAGATTGAATAGTAGTGGATATCCTCTCTCAAGAGTTACTGAAAGTTATTCGAGACAGCCGAATGCGGGTGATATTCAAAACGATCAGGAGGCTCAAAAAGCATTAGCCCTTAATTTCGCACATGCCTTAGAGGACTTTTATTTTACTCAAAGCCTTATTTTTGCAATCCGAGCAAAACAGCGAGGCATAACTTTAATTATCCCAGAAAAAGCAGATGTGGTTAAATCAGCTCTTCAGTCTATCAAATGCACTTTTATGAATTTTTATCTTTTTGCTCCTTTCATAGGTAAATTTGTTCAATTGGATCCATCTAGACCTTATGACGATATACAACATGCTCATTTTCTTGAAAAATGTGAAGAATTTCTACGCTCGGATCAAATTGATTTAGCTCCTTATATGGATCTCGAGGTTTTGCCTGAAAACGATGAAGCCATTATAAAACTGAATCGGTTGCTAAATGAAAATGGATATCAATTATTGCATAAAAGAGCAGCTATTCGAAAGGGAGAAGCGTCCTTTCCGTTTTTTGAGAATAGTTTTTTTCATTCCTTTTACGGGATAGGTAATCTTTCCCATCTCTGGGGCTCTATTTTAATGTATCCAGATAAATTTTTGTCTACGATGGATGAAATACAAGAAAGATTAAATCCATTTTTAGAAAAGGCAAGGAAGCATTTTGATCTTTTAGAAGAGGTTTTATTTGGTTGTGAGGAATTGACTTTTACTGAAGAACAAAAGCAACATATCAATGATGCTTATCCAATCATTCTAATCTCAAATCAATCAGAAGCTTTTAAACCCGTTAAAACTGAATTTCGAGCAAAACAAGGTTTGCAACTGGGTAAAGAAATCAAATGGATTGCAACAGAAAGAAGTCGAATAAAAGATGTCAGAGCCTATCTTGAAAAATACCGGATTGAGGGAGTAAACGTGATTTCAATCGACACATTAAGACAATATACGAAAAACTGTTAAATAGTTGCTATCAATCGGATTGGAAGAATTTAAGCTCATCTCGTAAGAGTTGGGCTTTTTCCATTTTTGTAGGTTTGTGAAAATTTTTGAATCAATCAGAAAGTTAAACTTTCTCTTGAACTTCTTGTTTGATATATTGCGACTAGTTGTATACGACAACGCTTCTTAAACTGCTTGTGATTTTACTTAAAATGGGAACACGTATGAATATTAGAACGCATTTCGCATATGCAATTAAGGATGATCAAATCATTGATTTTTTAAACAATCTTTCTTGGCAGGTAGGTTTATTTGGAGGAAGAAGACTCGTACTTGATGTGGGTTTTAGGGGATCTCTTTGCATCAATGAAATGATAAAAAAACTCAATGTAGAACACAATCGATTGTGTACAGCAAAACTACCGGCAATCATTAAAAAGCTTGAAGAACTCGATAAGAAAGGGGATTTCTTTTTGGCAAAAAGCTCTTTATTCCAACGTGCAGCAACTTCTGTTCGACGATTTTTTGGCAACTATGGATATAACCGTCAGGCTAACCTAGATAAACTGAGATCTTTTGAAAAAATGGATCAAAAAAACAGTTGAAGGCTTGCAGGTGCATTGTAAATCACGTTTTATAGGTTCCAGATATTAAATGTCTTTTGTCGACCTCGATTCAATGGAGAAAGCTGCGGATAGTTTGTCAAAAATTCATCCACAAGATGATAAATATGAAACTCTCATTCAAGAGAGGTCATGGAATGTGAGAGGTTTGTAAATTTGATTTAACAGTGTCAATGAAGTCTTCGTTAGCTCGGGCTGTTAAGGCAAAGAAAGTTAATGTCAGTTATAGAGAAGAACCGAAAATCTGTAAAACTTTGCGGGTTTACCTCACCTTAAGCTTAAATATTTTAAATGGGGGTTGGACTCTAGATACACCACCCTGGGATGTTGGCAATCGGTTAATTTGTGCTACAGGGATGTATAAATAACCATCATTTGCTAAATAAGGAGCATCAGGCCAAGCTAAGCGGCTATCTCTTACAAGAAACTTCATCTGTTTCTCGGGTGTGAGCATGCTGATGGCGGAGTGAGTCGCATCCGAAAAATAAAAATTTCCTTCATTATCACCCGTCATTCCCCCAATAGTTGGGATATCATAGTAAGTTTCTACCTTGCCGCTGAGATCAGAGTCTGCTAATGATTGATCCCTAAGATAGCGTGTTCGAATACGTCGCAAGGGCCCGGTCATTGTGGAAAAATAAAGCCATTGTCCATCTGGGCTTAACTCAATATCATCGACATGATTAATCACTATCTTACCGGATGAGTCGCGCATTTCTTTTCCTTCTGCTATCGGAATGCGATTTGGATCTGCCTTAGTTAAGGGAACTGTTACCAAGCAATCGACGTGCTTTGCAAGTATCTAAATCCAGGACGATCAGAGCTCCCATTCCTGACTCACTGATGTAAGCGATTCGATCTTTAATTCTAATATCATTGAGATGGCTTCTTAAAGGGGCTATTTCGGATCCGAAAGAATAAATTCTGTGCACTTTATTAGTGTTCAGATCAATTTGAACAATTTTAGAAGCTCCTTCAATGACTTTTCCATCAAAAGCTCC
This genomic window from Parachlamydia acanthamoebae contains:
- the rpsD gene encoding 30S ribosomal protein S4, which gives rise to MARYTGKKNRIARRFGANVFGRLRNPLLHKPNPPGMHGARRRKKSDYGVQLEEKQKLKAIYGMLSEGQLINYYKKAARLEANTAQVLAQMLECRLDIVVHRLKFGSTIFAAQQLVSHGHILVDGKKVDRRSFQVRPGMVISVREKSRGIKAIQEAQDSSMRSVPEYLSIDKENFSGQLLEYPSYELMPWPIPINLPEICDFLAHST